One region of Maylandia zebra isolate NMK-2024a linkage group LG10, Mzebra_GT3a, whole genome shotgun sequence genomic DNA includes:
- the LOC101467474 gene encoding F-BAR and double SH3 domains protein 2 has protein sequence MQPPPRKVRVTQELKHIHAEQMSRLQIKHQTECDLLEDLRTFSQKRAAIERDYAQALQKLANQYLKREWPETEEPSDHRNMYCVWRAYLEGMVQATQSRISTCDNYKVQVADAAKTARLQKEQQLRKCIEQLTVVQAELQESVKELTKSRKKYQEAETMAQAVREKAELDAKSKLSLFQSRSSLQRASVKLKAKRSECNSKATHARNDYLLMLAAANAHQQRYYNTDLIDCIKILDGRIYEQVKDYLVSLCQTELEAYQAVHNIFNQILNSSNGVLQEFHQQLFVQKNMAFQQAPDLMFQPVDSDTVVQLQKESGTAEEHTLDKEARKWASRVAREYKSIIHTQKALEEYGTQEASEPNNSELEIKMEVARQSLRRAETVKAKAEARLDLLREAGVPVETWLKSAMNQVMEELENERWNNLSTHDPSLSVTADLEREDEEEMEDSGEVLDDSSSSPSSTLKNYPLTCKVLYSYKASQPDELTIEEQEILEVIDDGDMEDWVKARNRSGQVGYVPEKYLQLPSSNSLLSMLQSLAALDARSHSSSNSTEPETELPTGSVNGDSSVSFAKALYDYAGQTEDELSFPEGAIIRILSRETHEDDGFWEGEFNGVVGVFPAVLVEDLTVTSENGDGQRDGSAQASPSTLSQCDRSPRGPFQPGPLHSSPLQTPTVSSPVSSPCSATASPIGRPPSYHNGHHRPPPAPHKSPFHSPAQSSPQPPKYPESGGGTIRPVRAAPPPPKQHPRGQVKRREEVEITLV, from the exons GACTTTCAGCCAAAAGAGGGCAGCTATAGAGCGGGACTACgcccag GCCCTGCAGAAGCTGGCAAATCAGTATTTAAAGAGAGAATGGCCAGAGACAGAAGAACCGTCAGACCACAG gaaCATGTATTGTGTTTGGAGGGCCTATTTGGAGGGTATGGTCCAGGCAACGCAGTCCAGAATAAGCACCTGCGACAACTACAAAGTCCAGGTGGCCGACGCAGCCAAGACAGCACGACTGCAGAAGGAGCAGCAGCTTAGGAAG TGTATTGAGCAGCTGACTGTGGTCCAAGCTGAGCTGCAGGAGTCGGTGAAGGAGCTGACCAAGAGCAGGAAGAAGTACCAGGAGGCCGAGACGATGGCGCAGGCAGTCCGAGAGAAGGCAGAGCTGGACGCAAA GTCAAAGCTGAGTCTCTTCCAGTCCAGATCCAGTCTTCAGAGGGCCAGCGTAAAG CTGAAAGCAAAGCGGAGCGAGTGCAACTCCAAAGCCACGCACGCCAGAAACGACTACCTTCTCATGCTTGCAGCCGCGAATGCGCACCAGCAGCGCTACTACAACACAGACCTCATTGACTGCATCAAG ATTTTAGATGGGAGGATCTACGAGCAGGTAAAGGATTACCTGGTGTCACTGTGTCAGACAGAGCTAGAAGCCTACCAGGCTGTCCACAACATCTTCAACCAGATCCTCAACAGCTCAAATGGG GTTCTGCAGGAGTTTCACCAGCAGCTGTTTGTGCAGAAGAACATGGCGTTCCAGCAAGCACCAGACTTGATGTTCCAGCCTGTCGACTCAGACACG GTGGTGCAACTGCAGAAAGAGAGCGGGACGGCAGAGGAGCACACTCTGGATAAGGAAGCGAGGAAATGGGCGAGCCGCGTGGCCCGAGAATACAAGAGCATCATCCACACTCAGAAG gccCTGGAGGAGTACGGGACCCAGGAAGCTTCGGAGCCAAACAACAGCGAGCTGGAGATCAAGATGGAGGTGGCCAGACAGAGTCTCCGGAGGGCAGAG ACGGTGAAAGCGAAAGCCGAGGCCCGGCTGGACCTGCTAAGGGAGGCGGGAGTCCCGGTTGAAACGTGGCTGAAGAGTGCGATGAACcaggtgatggaggagctggagAACGAGCGCTGGAACAACCTCAGTACCCACGATCCTTCACTCTCC GTAACAGCAGATTTGGAGcgagaggatgaagaggagatgGAGGACAGCGGTGAAGTGTTGGATGACAGCAGCTCCAGCCCCTCCAGCACCTTGAAAAACTATCCACTCACCTGCAAAGTGCTCTACTCCTACAAG GCTTCTCAGCCGGACGAGCTGACCATCGAGGAGCAGGAAATCTTGGAGGTCATCGATGATGGCGACATGGAGGACTGGGTCAAG GCCAGAAACCGTAGCGGACAGGTGGGCTACGTCCCGGAGAAATACCTGCAGCTGCCCTCCTCCAACAGCCTGCTGAGCATGCTGCAGTCGCTGGCCGCGCTGGACGCCCGATCCCATTCCTCCAGCAACTCCACCGAACCTGAAACCGAACTCCCAACCGGCTCCGTCAACGGAGACTCCAGTG TTTCATTCGCAAAGGCTTTGTACGACTACGCGGGACAAACGGAAGATGAGCTGTCGTTCCCAGAAGGCGCCATCATCCGCATCCTCAGCAGAGAGACCCACGAGGACGATGGCTTCTGGGAGGGCGAGTTTAACGGCGTTGTTGGTGTGTTCCCCGCAGTTCTTGTGGAGGATCTCACCGTGACCAGCGAGAATGGAGATGGGCAAAGAGACGGCAGCGCACAG GCTTCCCCGTCCACACTCTCTCAGTGCGACCGCTCCCCTCGTGGTCCCTTCCAGCCGGGACCTCTCCACAGCAGCCCCCTTCAGACCCCCACCGTGTCCTCTCCAGTGTCGAGTCCCTGCAGCGCCACAGCCTCTCCCATTGGCCGACCACCCTCCTATCACAACGGACACCACAGACCGCCGCCGGCTCCACACAAAAGCCCCTTTCACA GTCCAGCACAAAGCTCCCCCCAACCCCCCAAATACCCGGAGAGCGGCGGTGGCACCATCCGACCC GTACGTGCCGCACCTCCGCCCCCGAAGCAGCATCCTCGCGGGCAGGTGAAGCGGCGAGAGGAGGTTGAGATCACACTGGTGTGA